The Halobaculum magnesiiphilum genome contains the following window.
CGCCGCGGCCACGGCGACCGGGGCGAGCACCGCGTGACTGAGGAGCCGGTGTAACGGCCACAGGTCGCCCGGGTCGAACAGCTCCGACTGGTCGAGAAGGGCGGCGCGGGGATCCGTGATGGCTCGGCGCGCGTTCGCCCAGTCGCCGCGGACGAGCCGCGCCATCGCGAAGTGATCGAGGTCGATCGCGACGCCGACGGCGGTGAGCAGCGCCCACGCGCCGGCCGCGGCCGCAGGTGTCGCGCCCAGCGGTAGCCAGAGGACCAGTCCGGCCGCGACGACCGCGGAGATCGCCGCGTGGTGTCGGGAGTACACGGTCGATGGGGACGCATCGGGACCACAAAACAACCGGGTTCCGCCGGTCCGGGTATCCGGGGCCGGCTACGTCTCGCCGTTCGGGAGGGAGGACAGGTCGTAGAGGTAGGCGTCGCTCGCGTCGTCGAACACGGGCGCGCCGACGAGCGCGGCGTCGCCGGCGAGGGCCACGTCGGCCCCGAACTCGGCGTCCGGGTCGACGTCGGCGGCGAGGCGGACGGGGTCGGACCAGTCGTCGCCACGGACGGCGTACGCCCGGCCCCCCTCGACGGCGTCGGGCGCTGCCACGACGGCGGTTCCGTCCGCCGTCGCGACCACGTCCCCGAACCCGCCCTCGGCGTCGCCGCCCGGCGCGGGAAGTCTGGTTTGTTGTGTCCACTCGCGTCCCTCCCGCTCGTAGACGACCGCGCTCCCGTCGCCGTCGCCGGGGGCGCCGACGACGGCCCGATCCCCGTCGAGGGCGACCGACTGACCGACGTGTTCTCCCCCGTCGAACTCCGCGGGCGACAGCGCCGCACGCCGGTTCCACTCGCCGTCCGTGAACTCGTACGCGTAGACCGCCCCGGTCGTCCGGTCGTCATCGGGGTCCGCGTACGGGGCGCCGACGAGGAGAACGTCGCCGTCGACGGCGACGGCGGTCCCGAACAGGTCGGACGCGTCGGTCCCGAGCGACGCCTCGCGACGCCACTCCCCGTCGGCGATCGCGAACACCTCGACGCCGCCGGTCCACGGCACCATCGTGGTGGGCCTGTGCACGTCGCCGACGACGATCCGCGAGCCGTCGAACGCGACCGACCGACCGAACTCGTCGGTGTCGTCGTCGCCGGCGGACCCGAACCGTCGCTGCTGAACCCACTCGCCGTCGTTGCGCTCGAAGAGGTACACCGCCCCGCCGTTCGGGTCCGGCCCCGCGGACGGCCCGCCGATCACCGCCCTCGTGTCGACCATCGCGGCGGAGACGCCGTGGCCGCCGAACCCCTCGTCGTCCGTCCCCGCGGGCGACAGCAACGTCGGTTCCTCCCACCCGTCGGCCGCGTCGAACGCGTAGGCGCCGTGCCCCTCGGCGACGACGATCGCCGCCGCCTCCGAGAGCGCGACGGCGCGGCCGAACCCGTCGACGCCCGCCCCGAGCTCGCGTTCGGAGGCCACGCCGGCGGTCGGCGTCGCTGGCGTGTTCGGCGTCGACGTCGCCGTCGCGCTCCGCGGTTCGGGGGTCCGCGTCGCGGTCAGCGTCGCGGTCGGTGTCGCCGTCGCGGTCGGCGTCGCGTCGGTAGCCGTTGGCTCCGCCGACCGTCCGTCCGTCGGTTCCGCGGGATCGCCGTCGTCGGTCAACCCGGCGCACCCGGCGAGTGCGCCGACGGTCGACACGGCGACAGCTCGGAGGAGGACTCGTCTGGGGACCATCTCGTTCGCGGCTGTCCGTCCACAACTATGACCTTTGGGGGCAGACGATCGCCACACATCCGAAAATCGATCCCGATATTCAGCGCCGAAGCGTTATGGCCGCGGCCCCGGCTTCCTCGGATCGATGGACTCCGACGCGCTCGTGTGTTTCCAACAGACTCGTCGCGGCACCGGCGAGCGATGGTACAAGGTGTACCGCGTCGGCGTCGACTCCCACGACGGCTTCGCCGACCGCATGGGGGAGTACGTCCGCCGGACGCACTTCGACGGCCCGGTCACGGCGCCCCACTGGTTCGACACCGCCGACGGTCCCACGATGAAGTGCCGGCTCGCGGAGCTGGGAGAGAAGCTCGTTCCGTTCTCGACGACCGACGTGTTCGTCGTCACGCACAGGGGGGTCCGCCCGCTGCTCGCCGTGCCGATGGCGATCGAGATCGTGCCGGTGCTCGCCGAGGGGATCCGTACCCGCGAGTACGACGCGAGCGATTGCGACACGGGTGGCGACGCCGACGATAGCACCGCCGCCGGCGACGGGCCGACGCTGGCTCCGGGGCCGGACGCGACGCCGACGCGCGTCGTCGACGCCGACGCGTTCGACCCGCCGCTGTCGGGGAAGGCGGCATCCGGCGGCCGGATCGAGTGGTTCCACCTGTTCGCGCTGCGGGCCGCCTACCGGCTGGCGGTCGGTCCGCGAACCGGCGTCGTGGAGATGGACGGCGACCACCCGACGATGCGCGTCCGCGACGGCGACGGGGTGTTGTGTCTGGATCTGCTCGACACCGGCGCGCTGAAGCGTATCGACCGCGATCTGCTGTTTCTCGACTACGCGCCCGACGAGGACGAGGACCGGTCGCTGGACGAGGCGCTCACGCTCGCGTTGCGCGACACGGCGCGACTGCGGTGGCGGTACGCGAGCCACCTCTGGCACGTACGCCACGGCGAGACGGACCGACGGTTCGCCTCTATCGCGCGCAACAAGACCGAGCCGACCTACGCCGACGAGCGGGCGGCGACCCGCGGGGAGTTCCTCGAGGCGCTGTGTGCGGAGTACGGCTCGTCGCTGACGCCGTTTTCGGGCGGCGTCGCGGGCGCCGCGCTCCGGTGGGAGACGGGCACGCGGGCGGACACCTTCTCGCTGAACGAGGAGCCGTCGTTCACCCACGACTCGGCCGCCGAGGTCATGGGCCGGGTCGACCCGAGCTACGTCCCGGAGAAACGGAAGAAGCGGTTCTGACCGAACGGACGGGGACTCGATTCTCGCCCCGCTTCCGATCCGCGCACCGCTTTCGCTTCCCCGTTCGGTACGCTTTTCGACGGCGCGGCCGGTGTTTCGAACATGGCGTACACGCTCGACCACGTGATGATGCGGATCGAGGACGAGGAGGAGTCGCTCGACTGGTACACCGAGCATCTCGACTACGAGATCAAGGGTGAGATGGAGGGCGGCGACTTCACGAACTACTACCTCGGGCCCGAGGACGTGCACGACGAGGGCGCGCTCCTGGAGCTCACCTACAACCACGGCGACCACACCTACGAGCTGGGCGACGCGTGGGGCCACATCGCCGTCCGCGTCGAGGACGTCGAGGAGGCGTACTACGAGCTGATGGACGAGGGCGTCGAGGACTACCGCCCGCCCGAGGAGAACCCCGGCTACGCGTTCGTCAAGGACCCCGACGGCCACGAGATCGAGATCGTCGAGCGCGACCACGGCGCCCGCTGGTCGATCGACCACACGATGATCCGCGTCGAGGACGCCACCGAGGCGCTCGGCTACTGGACCAGGACGTTCGAATACGAACACACCGGCCGCTGGGAGGCCGACTCCTTCGCGAACTACTTCATGAAGCCCGAGGGGGCGGCCGAGGAGGCGATGGCGATGGAGCTCACGTACAACTACGACGGCCGCGAGTACACGATGGGCGACGCGTGGGGTCACGTGTGCGTGCGCGCGGACGACCTCGAAGACGACTGGGAGACCCTGATGACGCGGGAGTCGGCCGACTACCGCGACCCCGAGTCGTGCGACTACACCTACGCGTTCACGACGGACCCCGACGGCCACGAGATCGAGCTGCTGGAGCGGTAACGAGTTCGACCATCGGTGATTCCGGGAGTACGAACGCGGACGATTCAGCCGCTACGGTTCCGCCGACTCGTCCGTCCCGTTCGACTCCGTTGACCCGTCGGTTCCTTTCGACTTCTCTGCGGGATTCTCGCCCGATCGGACGACCTCCACGTCGTCGCCGAGACGGATATCCCGGTCTCGCACGCCGACCGTGAGCGAGCCGGCGCCGCTATTCGTGGGAGGCGGCGCCGATCGAAACTGACCGCAACGGTCGCCCGTGTCGCCGCCGGCACCGTTTCAGTCCGTTACATGTCTCGTGGCTGCCGGAAACGGACCGGGACCGTCGCTCGGTATTAAGCGTGGATCTATCCTGTCGGTATCCGGGATGGGACTGCTACCGGACCTGGGGAGAGACCGGATCGATCACTACGAGTGCAGGCACTGTGGGTTGAACGTCGACGAGCGGGCCAGCGCGTGCCCGGTCTGCGGTCGCCCGATCGCACACTACGCGATCGAGAGGACATCGTGAGAACGCGATCCACTCGGGACGTTCACGGCCGCTGTCGCGAAAGGCTTCCCTACCGTTCGTTCTCGTGCCACTAAGCACCGTATAACTATCCGCCCGTCGCCTCTCCGCTCCGAGGAATGGAGCGAGCCCCCGCCGAGTCGCATCTTCACGTTCTCAGTAGAGCTACAGGGGCGCTCTCGACGGTATGACCCGGACACGAGTTGTCCCGGTGCTGATCGCCGTGGTGGCGATCGCCGCGCTGGGCGTCACGGCGACCTCCCTGGAGAGCACGCTGACGACGGATCCCGACGAGGAGATCAACCCGGATTGGGATCGCCTGCCGATCGGCGAGGGCGACGCGGCCAGCATCAAACAGGAGATAGCCGACGGCGACGGGGAGCGCGAAGCTGACCGAGCGGCGGCGGACGCAGACGGTGAGGGGGCTGAAGACATGGGAGAGGGGGACGATACGATCGAGGAGTCGAGCGCAGGTGATGGACCGGCGGAGTCGTCGAACGCCGCGGCCGACCAGTCGAACGCCGAACCCGACGACGGCGACGCGGGACTCGATTCGGCGACGGCTCCCGTGGCCGGCGAGGTGTCGCTCCTCGACCGCCTGCTGGCCCTACTCGCGACAGTACTGCGACTCCTCTGGCCACTCGTCGCGCTGCTCGCGGTCGGAGCGATCTGCTATCGCTACCGCGGGAAGCTTCTCGGACTCTTCGGCGGCGGATCGGGGGCGGGGTCGACGAGCGAGTCCGCTTCCGAGGTCGAGGCGTGGCCCGGGGCCACCCCGTCGAACGTCGTCGATCGGGCGTGGGTAACGTTGGTGCAGCGGGTGAACCCCGACCGGCCGGAAACGATCACGACCGCCGAGTGCGCGAGGCTCGCTCGCGAGCGAAACCTGGACACCGGCGCCGTCGAGTCGATCGCGACGGCGTTCGAACGCGTCCACTACGGCGGCGCCTCCGTCGCCGAGGAGGAAGATCGCGCCAGAGAGGGGCTCCGGCGACTCGCCGGGTCGGACGGCGCGGACGGTGAGAACGGATGACCGACCGCGGGGTCGACGACGGGACCGAACGCGCCGACGGGCGTCGGTGGCGAGTCCTCGCCGTACGCCTGATCCGTGGCGTGCTCCTCCTGGCGGGACTCGCGGTGTCGGGTGTCGGCGTCGCCGTCGTGTTCGATCCCGAGGCGGAACGACTGATCCCGGTCGAGGCGGCGATCACGACGCTCGGAAGCGACTACGTGGTCGTCGCGGTCGTCGGGCTGCTGGCAGTCGGACTCTCGGTGCTCGTCGTCGCCGCTCGCGCCGTTCGGGGCGTCGACGAGGCGGATCCACCCCTTGTCGAGGCGGTGCAGTCGGCCACCTACCCCGGCGAGCGACTGGATCGGTCCACCGGGGGGTCCGAGCACCGCCGAGCCGGGGATCCCCCGAGCGACGACCGCCGCGAGCGACTCAGCGAAGCTGCGGTTCGCGCGACGATGCGTGCGGACGGCTGCTCGCGGAGCGTCGCCGAACGACGGGTCGCCGAGGGGAGTTGGACGACCGATCCCGTTGCGGTCCGCTCGCTGTCCGACGCTCGCGACGGCGGTGGATGGGGATGGAGGGGCCGCAACGGGAGTCTGGACGCGCAGGCGGTCCGGCGAACCGTCGACGCGATCGTCCGGTTGACCGACGAGAGGGGCACAGACCGCGAAGACGAGCGTGATTCTGGGGTGAGTGAGTAGCCCCGTGACCGGGCCCTTCGGGACGTTCAGCCGACCGTTCGCCTCTTCCCGTTCCGCTCCGAGCATCGACGCCGAGCGGACGAACGGGGCCGAGGACGGAGCCGGCGAGAACGGACAAGTCGCGAACGGCCGGACCGCGGGTGGGCAAGCCGCGGGCAGGCAGATCTCGGACGGCCGAGCAACGGAGGAGCGGACGCCGACGGTTCGGTCGACCGGTCGGTGGCGTGGCATCGTGGCCGTCGCGCTGCTCGCGGTGGCCGTCGGCGTCCTGGCGAAGCGACCCTCGCTCCTGCTGGTCGGGGCTGTCGGCGTCGCCTTCGCCGCCTACCCGCTCGTCACGGCGCCCCCCGATCCCGACCTCTCGGTGAGCCGTGTCGTCGACCCCGAGTCGCCGGCGGACGGAGACGCCGTCCACGTGCGGACGACGGTTCGCAACGAGGGGGACGGGACGCTGTTCGATCTCCGCGTCGTCGACGGGACGCCGGCGATGCTCTCAGTTTGCGGGGGATCCCCCCGCTGTGCGACGATGCTCCGGCCGGGCGAGGAGGTGACCGTCGAGTACCGGGTGCGCGCCCGGCCGGGTCGCCACCGGTTCCAGCCGACGACGCTGCTGTGTCGCGACGCCGGCGGATCGGTCGAAGTCGAGACCGCAGTCGCCGCCGAGACGACGATCGAGTGTTCGGCCCGGGTCCCCACGGCCCCGTTGCGCGCCCGGAGCCGCCCGCGGAGCGGTCCGCTCGTCACCGACGAGGCGGGCGAGGGGATCGAGTTCCACTCCGTCACGGAGTACGAACGGGGTGACCCCGCGAGACGCATCGACTGGCGGCGGTTCGCGCGGACGGGCGAGCTCACGTCGGTGGCGTTCCGAACCGAGCGGCTCGCGGACGTGGTGATCTGCGTGGACGCACGACCCGAAGCCTACCGCGCGAGCGACTCGTCCGAACCCCACGCGGTCGCACACGCCGTGGACGCCGCCGGACGCCTCGGCGACGTGCTCTTGGACGCGAATCACCGGGTGGGCCTGGCGGCGTTTGGCCGGGCGAGTTGTCTGCTCGCTCCCGGGAACGGCGTCGATCACGCCGACCGGTTCCGTCGATACCTGGCGTCGGATCCGGCGTTCTCACTGACCCCACCGCCGTCGGTCCGCGCGAGGCGAACGCAGCCCGGCACGGACGCCGGCGACCCGCGGGCGACCGACGGCGTCATCCTGGACCGCCAGCTCTCCGAACTTCGCGCACACGTCGGGACGAACACTCAGGTGATCCTGTTGACCCCGCTGTGTGACGACGAGGCCCATCGAATCGCCCAGCGCATCGAGAGCGACGGCCCCGCGGTGACCGTCGTCAGCCCCGATGTCACGACCGGACGAACCCCCGGCGGCCGGCTCGCCCGGCTGGAGCGCGATCACCGCCTGACGACGCTCCGGAACGCCGGCATCCCCGCCGTCGACTGGGACCCGGACGAGCCGCTGGGGGCGGCGCTGGCGACCGTCGAACGGGGGATCCGGTGACGGCCGCCACGTCGCCAGCGGACCGATTCCTCCGGCATCCGACCGTCGTGAGCGGCGTCATCGCCGTCGCCGTCGGCGCCGTCGCGGTGGGATTGATCGCCGAGACGGCGCTCCAGCGGCGGATCCTGCTGGCGGCGCTCGTCGGCGTGGCCTCCTTCGGCCTCGGCGGCCGGCTGTGGCACCGGGGCCGCGGTGTCGCCGGCGTCGGCTTGGCGGCGTGCGGGTGCCTGGTCGTCGTCGCCGCGGCGGGCTACGCCGTCACGGAACCCCCACGGATCACTCAACGGCTCGAACTGCTGCCCGGGATACTGGGGCTGTGGGTGCTCGCCGCGGCGCTCGTGCCGATGCGGTTCCGCCGGAGTCGGCTCCTTGTCGATGTCGGGTCCGGACTGTTGTTCGTCGCGGTGCTCACGAGCGGCGTCGTCCGCGGGGCGTCCACGACGGCGCTCGTGGTCGCGGCGGGGGCGACGATCCTCGCGTGGGACGCCGCCGAGAACGCCGTGTCGCTCGGGGGGCAGATCGGTTCCCACCCTGAGACGGCCACCGTCCGGGCGGAACTCGCACACGTGCTGCTCAGCGGCGGGCTCGCCGTCGCCGCCGTCGTGGCCGTCCTCGGGGTGACCCGTCTCGGCGTCGACAGCCTCCCGCTCGCGGCCCTCGTCGCACTGCTCGTCGCCGCCGTCGCGTTGCTGCTGGCCTCCCACCGGTGACCGTCGTCTCCGGTTTCGCGTCGGTGGATACGGCCCCGTGGACGGGGCGCCGTTCCGGAAGCGAACGACCGTCGTTCGGCCAGGCGGTGGGTCTCGATTCAGCCGTCCAGCTGCGGGACGGGCACGTCCGAGAGGATCTCCGAGACGATGTTCGTCGTCTCGACGCCGTCGACGCGAGCGTCGGGGGTGACGACGAGCCGGTGGGAGAGGACCGGCCGCGCCATCGTCTTGACGTCGTCGGGCGTCGCGTAGTCTCGTCCTTCGAGGGCGGCGTGGGCGCGGATCGTCTCGAAGAACTTCTGGACGCCCCGCGGCGAGACGCCCGTCCGGATGCGTTCGTGTTCCCGGGTCGCGCGGGCGATGTCGACGAGGTACTCGCGGACGGCCTGCTCCACGCGGACCGTCTCGGGCGCCTCCCGCAGTCGGTCGAGCCGTTCCGGGGTGCAGACCCGTTCGACCGACGCCGACTTCGACCGCCGCGACGCCCGGCGGTCGATCAGTTCGAGTTCGCCCGACCGGTCGGGGTACCCCAGGGTGGTCTTGACCATGAACCGGTCCTTCTGGGCGACCGGGAGTTCGAACGTGCCGTCCATCTCGACGGGGTTCTGCGTCGCGATGACGACGAACGGGTCGGGGAGCGCGTACGCGTCGCCGTCGACGGTGACCTGTCCCTCCTCCATCGCCTCCAGCAGCGCCGCCTGCGTCTTCGGCGGGGCGCGGTTGATCTCGTCACCCAGCATGACGTTCGCGAAGACGGGCCCGGGGCGGAACTCGAACTCCCGCGTCGCCTCGTCGAAGACGTTCGAGCCGACGACGTCCGAGGGAAGGAGGTCGGGCGTGAACTGCACGCGCGAGAACGACACGCCGAGCGCGTCCGCGAACGACCGCGCGGTGAGCGTCTTTCCCGTCCCCGGGACGTCCTCGAGCAGGACGTGCCCGTCCGCGAGGATCCCGACGAGGATGGTCCGCAGCGTCGACCGCTCGGTGACGACGGCGCCGGCGATCTGATCGAGGAGTTCCTCACACTGTCGCCGTACGGCCTCCGGTTCCATGGCCTGTGGTGGGCCATCGACGGGATTGTTATCCCCTCGATACGCGAAATAGGGAGACCCGATCCAGAGTGCGACGTGCCGGGGAACGCGGTCGAGTGTTCAGTTCCGGATGATTTATTCGAGACACGTGAGCGGATCTACACATGAACGAGAAGCGTCTCGTCGTCGCGCTGTTCGGGCTCGCGGTCGCGGTCGTCATCGGAGCGCTCGCGTACCGCTTCATCGCGGCGTTCACCGTCTCGGTGTTCCTCTACTACTCGACGAGACGGTATCACCGCTTCCTGGCGCGGTTCCGGCTCCCGCCCCGCGTCCGGGCCGGGATCGTGCTCGCGTCGCTGGCGATCCCGTTGATCCTGCTCATCAGCTACGCGGGGGTCCTGCTGGTCGTCGAGGCGAGACAGTTCGTCGCCGACACCGCGCTGGTGAGCGCGGCGGCCTCGAACATCGCGTGGTTCGCCGCGATCGAGCGCATCCCCGAGTTCACCGTCCAGGGGATCTACGAGGCGTACCGGTCTGGCGATCTGGAGCCGTTCGTCGAGTTCGCGACCGACAACGCCACCTTCCTCACCCAGGTCGTCTCGGAGTTCGTGCTCAACCTGTTCGTCGTCACCATCGTCACCTACTACCTGCTCGTCGACGGCGACCGCATCAGCGACTGGCTGCTCCGGTTCGACGACGACGCGATCGTCCGCGAGTACCTGGAGGCCGTGGACCGCGAGCTGGAGGCGGTGTTGTTCGGCAACCTCCTGAACGTGGTCGCCATCTCGCTCATCGCGATCGCGACGTTCAGCGCGTACAACGCCCTCGTCCCGGTGGGCGTCCGCGTGCCGTACCCGGCGCTTGCTGGCGCGCTCACGGGGATCGCGAGCCTCGTCCCCATCGTCGGCATGAAGATCGTCTACCTCCCGGTGACGGCGGCGATGGCGGTCCCGCCGCTGCTCGACGGGTCGTTCTCGGAGCTGGGGTACGTGTTCGCCTTCCTCGTCGTCGCGGTGGTCGTCGTCGACACGATCCCGGACCTCGTGCTCCGGCCGCTGTTGAGCGGCGACGAGACCCACGTCGGCCTGCTGATGCTCGCGTACACCCTCGGCCCGGTGGTACTCGGCTTCTACGGGCTGTTCTTCGCGCCGATCGTGCTCGTGATCGGGCTGACGTTCGCGAACACCGCCCTCCCGCGGCTGCTCGGCGCCGACGACGCCCAGACGACGCTGACCGATTCCGACGCCGAGGACGGGGGCGACCCCGAGGACGACGACCGCGGGCGCGACGACGATTCGAGCCCGGGTATCGACGGGGACGCCGGCGCGGGTGTCGACGAGGGTGCCGACGCGGGCGTCGACCCCGATCCGACCG
Protein-coding sequences here:
- a CDS encoding DUF7269 family protein, which produces MTDRGVDDGTERADGRRWRVLAVRLIRGVLLLAGLAVSGVGVAVVFDPEAERLIPVEAAITTLGSDYVVVAVVGLLAVGLSVLVVAARAVRGVDEADPPLVEAVQSATYPGERLDRSTGGSEHRRAGDPPSDDRRERLSEAAVRATMRADGCSRSVAERRVAEGSWTTDPVAVRSLSDARDGGGWGWRGRNGSLDAQAVRRTVDAIVRLTDERGTDREDERDSGVSE
- a CDS encoding DUF58 domain-containing protein; the protein is MTGPFGTFSRPFASSRSAPSIDAERTNGAEDGAGENGQVANGRTAGGQAAGRQISDGRATEERTPTVRSTGRWRGIVAVALLAVAVGVLAKRPSLLLVGAVGVAFAAYPLVTAPPDPDLSVSRVVDPESPADGDAVHVRTTVRNEGDGTLFDLRVVDGTPAMLSVCGGSPRCATMLRPGEEVTVEYRVRARPGRHRFQPTTLLCRDAGGSVEVETAVAAETTIECSARVPTAPLRARSRPRSGPLVTDEAGEGIEFHSVTEYERGDPARRIDWRRFARTGELTSVAFRTERLADVVICVDARPEAYRASDSSEPHAVAHAVDAAGRLGDVLLDANHRVGLAAFGRASCLLAPGNGVDHADRFRRYLASDPAFSLTPPPSVRARRTQPGTDAGDPRATDGVILDRQLSELRAHVGTNTQVILLTPLCDDEAHRIAQRIESDGPAVTVVSPDVTTGRTPGGRLARLERDHRLTTLRNAGIPAVDWDPDEPLGAALATVERGIR
- a CDS encoding AI-2E family transporter, whose product is MNEKRLVVALFGLAVAVVIGALAYRFIAAFTVSVFLYYSTRRYHRFLARFRLPPRVRAGIVLASLAIPLILLISYAGVLLVVEARQFVADTALVSAAASNIAWFAAIERIPEFTVQGIYEAYRSGDLEPFVEFATDNATFLTQVVSEFVLNLFVVTIVTYYLLVDGDRISDWLLRFDDDAIVREYLEAVDRELEAVLFGNLLNVVAISLIAIATFSAYNALVPVGVRVPYPALAGALTGIASLVPIVGMKIVYLPVTAAMAVPPLLDGSFSELGYVFAFLVVAVVVVDTIPDLVLRPLLSGDETHVGLLMLAYTLGPVVLGFYGLFFAPIVLVIGLTFANTALPRLLGADDAQTTLTDSDAEDGGDPEDDDRGRDDDSSPGIDGDAGAGVDEGADAGVDPDPTG
- a CDS encoding AAA family ATPase, coding for MEPEAVRRQCEELLDQIAGAVVTERSTLRTILVGILADGHVLLEDVPGTGKTLTARSFADALGVSFSRVQFTPDLLPSDVVGSNVFDEATREFEFRPGPVFANVMLGDEINRAPPKTQAALLEAMEEGQVTVDGDAYALPDPFVVIATQNPVEMDGTFELPVAQKDRFMVKTTLGYPDRSGELELIDRRASRRSKSASVERVCTPERLDRLREAPETVRVEQAVREYLVDIARATREHERIRTGVSPRGVQKFFETIRAHAALEGRDYATPDDVKTMARPVLSHRLVVTPDARVDGVETTNIVSEILSDVPVPQLDG
- a CDS encoding DUF4129 domain-containing protein; protein product: MTRTRVVPVLIAVVAIAALGVTATSLESTLTTDPDEEINPDWDRLPIGEGDAASIKQEIADGDGEREADRAAADADGEGAEDMGEGDDTIEESSAGDGPAESSNAAADQSNAEPDDGDAGLDSATAPVAGEVSLLDRLLALLATVLRLLWPLVALLAVGAICYRYRGKLLGLFGGGSGAGSTSESASEVEAWPGATPSNVVDRAWVTLVQRVNPDRPETITTAECARLARERNLDTGAVESIATAFERVHYGGASVAEEEDRAREGLRRLAGSDGADGENG
- a CDS encoding VOC family protein; this encodes MAYTLDHVMMRIEDEEESLDWYTEHLDYEIKGEMEGGDFTNYYLGPEDVHDEGALLELTYNHGDHTYELGDAWGHIAVRVEDVEEAYYELMDEGVEDYRPPEENPGYAFVKDPDGHEIEIVERDHGARWSIDHTMIRVEDATEALGYWTRTFEYEHTGRWEADSFANYFMKPEGAAEEAMAMELTYNYDGREYTMGDAWGHVCVRADDLEDDWETLMTRESADYRDPESCDYTYAFTTDPDGHEIELLER
- a CDS encoding FG-GAP repeat protein, whose protein sequence is MVPRRVLLRAVAVSTVGALAGCAGLTDDGDPAEPTDGRSAEPTATDATPTATATPTATLTATRTPEPRSATATSTPNTPATPTAGVASERELGAGVDGFGRAVALSEAAAIVVAEGHGAYAFDAADGWEEPTLLSPAGTDDEGFGGHGVSAAMVDTRAVIGGPSAGPDPNGGAVYLFERNDGEWVQQRRFGSAGDDDTDEFGRSVAFDGSRIVVGDVHRPTTMVPWTGGVEVFAIADGEWRREASLGTDASDLFGTAVAVDGDVLLVGAPYADPDDDRTTGAVYAYEFTDGEWNRRAALSPAEFDGGEHVGQSVALDGDRAVVGAPGDGDGSAVVYEREGREWTQQTRLPAPGGDAEGGFGDVVATADGTAVVAAPDAVEGGRAYAVRGDDWSDPVRLAADVDPDAEFGADVALAGDAALVGAPVFDDASDAYLYDLSSLPNGET
- a CDS encoding DUF7519 family protein; translation: MTAATSPADRFLRHPTVVSGVIAVAVGAVAVGLIAETALQRRILLAALVGVASFGLGGRLWHRGRGVAGVGLAACGCLVVVAAAGYAVTEPPRITQRLELLPGILGLWVLAAALVPMRFRRSRLLVDVGSGLLFVAVLTSGVVRGASTTALVVAAGATILAWDAAENAVSLGGQIGSHPETATVRAELAHVLLSGGLAVAAVVAVLGVTRLGVDSLPLAALVALLVAAVALLLASHR